The window CCGAGTGTTAGAAAGCCACTCTCGCCTCAAAACAGTTGTATTCAAATTACCTCCTAAAGTAGCTGTTTGAAAAAAGGCAAAGCTTTTGAGGCACTGCGTCTCTGCCCACTTATCAGCCATCATGCGATCGTGAGAGCAACGAGTACGATAATGAGAAAGTAAGCTGTTGCTGGCGCTTTAATTGAGTCTCTATAAAGACCGCACTCGGCTCGTAGTAACCGCTTTAGCGGCGGTTATAAAAAAAACTCTATGTATGAATATCGTCGCCTAACTCCCGCTCAGCGCATTGAGGTCGTCCAACAACGCTTAGCACAAGGCTATCCTCCCCATAGCCCACCCCATCCAATTCGAGATCAATTATTTTATCTCTTGACAGCATCTTGTTATGAACATCAACCTCACATGAGGTGTGAAAAACGACGCAAGCAGGTTTTAGATTTGCTTTTTGAGCAGTTCATTGCTTGGGGAATGGAGTTGAGAGGTTGGGTTATTTTACCCAATCACTATCACCTTTTGGTGTATGTAAATGACTTTGACCAAATTGGTCGAATTTTGCGTTCGATTCATGGATCAATGTCTCGTCAATGGAATCTTGAAGATAAGGCTGTGGGACGGAAGGTTTGGTATTACTATAGCGATCGGGCGATTCGCTCTGAGCGACACTATTACACAACGCTGAACTATATCCACTACAATCCAGTGAAACATAGTTGGTCAGATTCTCCCTATGACTGGTCTTGCAGCAGCGTCCACTGGTATCTGGAACATCAGGGCAGGGAGTGGTTACGAGATTCTTGGGTTAGATATCCTGTAAGGAATTATGGGAAAGAATGGGATGATTTTGCAAAAGTTGAGGATGCGTCTCGCTAAAGCGAGAACTACGAACGACGCGATCGCCTGCTTAAATCCACTGACTCGCTCGATGGAGAAGAAGTCATTCCTGGCTTTACCTTTGCTGTATCTGAGCTATTCCAATGAGAGGGATTGACACGGGTTGTGCGGTCAGATGTGAGCAGGACGGCTAGAAGTGCCTGTGAGGGTGGGAACCATATAATGTATTAGGTTGTAATAAAAGTTTAAAGCGGTTACAGTGAATTTAAGTTTTGAAGATATATCTGATGTCTGTAGATTTCTTTTTTGAGCCACCCAATTGCGATATACCTACTAAGGCTGTTTTACGTAATGAATGGTGTAATATTCCGAATAAAAATATTATTGATGTAGTTGCCGGTGAGGAACAGTATTTTATTTTTCAGAGATTTTTACTTGAGAATCTTTATTTTACAAAAGAAGGATGTGCTTGTTC of the Allocoleopsis franciscana PCC 7113 genome contains:
- a CDS encoding REP-associated tyrosine transposase, with the translated sequence MYEYRRLTPAQRIEVVQQRLAQGYPPHSPPHPIRDQLFYLLTASCYEHQPHMRCEKRRKQVLDLLFEQFIAWGMELRGWVILPNHYHLLVYVNDFDQIGRILRSIHGSMSRQWNLEDKAVGRKVWYYYSDRAIRSERHYYTTLNYIHYNPVKHSWSDSPYDWSCSSVHWYLEHQGREWLRDSWVRYPVRNYGKEWDDFAKVEDASR